TAGCTGGTAAGAGTTACGGTAAGAGTATAAGTTATCCGAGTTCCCGAAGACCCTCGCATGCACGAAATCCCCGATCATTCCAACAACTGGATGGTGAAAACTACTGAATGATGTTCTTGCAAGGTTTAGCAAAGGGGATGCTGAATCTTCTTCATAATTGGCAAAAAGAAGGGGGTCGTGGTTCGGTCGCTGATAAGGATTTCGATATGGAAGTTGCTGTTGGTGTGTGCTGGGAGTAGCAAGAATCTGATTACCACAAGCTGAAGGTCTAGGAGGTATGTTAATGTCATGATGCATTGCTTTGTCTTCAGGCTCGACTTCCTCTGCCGTTTGGCCACGACCGTAAAGAGGAACCATTGTGGTGTGGGAAATATCAGCCTTGCAAACAGGGCACTGCGGGTGCTCGTCAATGGCAAGAGAGGCACTCTGGACGTGTAGCCATTTATAGATGCAAGGCCAGCAGTATAAGTGGCCACAGAGAGTAACCACAGGCTCATGGGCAAAGTCTAAGCAAATGTTACAATCAAAACAACCCTTGTAGTTCTCTCGCTCTGTGCCAGAAACATGTTTCCATCCTTGCGCAAAGTACTGCTCAAAGGCCATGGATTTGTCAAGAAACTGCAGATGCTTCCTGGTAAAGCACACGATAACAAATTATAAGGAAAATTTTCCCATCTGAAAAGATATTGGTAAACAGTAATTAAAA
This DNA window, taken from Cucumis sativus cultivar 9930 chromosome 6, Cucumber_9930_V3, whole genome shotgun sequence, encodes the following:
- the LOC101205406 gene encoding E3 ubiquitin-protein ligase RMA1H1 isoform X1 yields the protein MVGHFQLGFRKHLQFLDKSMAFEQYFAQGWKHVSGTERENYKGCFDCNICLDFAHEPVVTLCGHLYCWPCIYKWLHVQSASLAIDEHPQCPVCKADISHTTMVPLYGRGQTAEEVEPEDKAMHHDINIPPRPSACGNQILATPSTHQQQLPYRNPYQRPNHDPLLFANYEEDSASPLLNLARTSFSSFHHPVVGMIGDFVHARVFGNSDNLYSYRNSYQLTGSSRNRLRRQEMQVDKSLNRISIFLFCCVILCVLVF
- the LOC101205406 gene encoding E3 ubiquitin-protein ligase RMA1H1 isoform X2; this encodes MAFEQYFAQGWKHVSGTERENYKGCFDCNICLDFAHEPVVTLCGHLYCWPCIYKWLHVQSASLAIDEHPQCPVCKADISHTTMVPLYGRGQTAEEVEPEDKAMHHDINIPPRPSACGNQILATPSTHQQQLPYRNPYQRPNHDPLLFANYEEDSASPLLNLARTSFSSFHHPVVGMIGDFVHARVFGNSDNLYSYRNSYQLTGSSRNRLRRQEMQVDKSLNRISIFLFCCVILCVLVF